One Passer domesticus isolate bPasDom1 chromosome 29, bPasDom1.hap1, whole genome shotgun sequence DNA window includes the following coding sequences:
- the MCM7 gene encoding LOW QUALITY PROTEIN: DNA replication licensing factor MCM7 (The sequence of the model RefSeq protein was modified relative to this genomic sequence to represent the inferred CDS: deleted 10 bases in 8 codons): MAPRDYDSEKEKAKRFFQEFYRDGADGRKEFPYREQLTALARREQVALWVALDDVAEDEPELAEAVVENVRRYGRVFSDAVHELLPHFGSAEAAPRDPLDVYLEHRLLLVQRGRATGAPQDPQNQFPPELLRRFELYFRAPSCSKALSPRELRAASIGALVTVQGIVTRASEVRPLLRVATYSCDQCGAETYQPVLGHTGLPLLLCPSRECQTNRSGGRLYLQSRGSKFTKFQELRIQEHSDQVPVGHLPRSLSLHLCGANTRQAQPGDHVRVTGTFLPLLRPGYRQVTQGLLSETFLEGHHLAKVNKSEEEEGEEGELSPEELQQIMGTGEDFYGKLAASIAPEIFGHEDVKKSLLLLLVGGVERSPRGMRIRGNINICLMGDPGVAKSQLLTYIDRLAPRSQYTTGRGSSAVGVGLTAAVLRDPQSGELALEGGALVLADRSVCCIDEFDKMADSDRVAVHEALEQQSVAVAKAGVVATLNARCAVLAAANTGLSGAYDPRRSLEHNLQLPAALLLSRFDLLWLLQDRPQRDRDLRLAQHITYVHQHCREPPSAFQPLDMKLMRRYLCCCRRRAPACPEALGEFITAAYVELRRESLISVSVIYTSARTLLAILRLATALARLRLGALVEKDDVSEALRLLEAARDSLRGEPEPGPRCPRPSEAILGALRELAGPGGRSLPLPRALEALAARGFTPAQAAAALAEYEELNVLHVNPGRTRLTFV, translated from the exons ATGGCCCCGCGCGACTACGACAGCGAGAAAG AGAAGGCGAAGCGCTTTTTTCAGGAGTTTTACCGGGATGGAGCCGACGGGCGCAAGGAATTCCCGTACCGGGAGCAGCTG ACGGCGCTGGCCCGCCGGGAGCAGGTGGCCCTGTGGGTGGCCCTGGACGACGTGGCCGAGGACGAGCCCGAGCTGGCCGAGGCCGTGGTGGAGAACGTGCGGCGCTACGGCCGCGTCTTCTCGGACGCCGTGCACGAGCTGCTGCCCCACTTCGGCTCTGCTGAG GCtgccccccgggaccccctggACGTTTACCTGGAGCATCGGCTGCTGCTGGta cagcggggccgggccacgggagccccccaggacccccaaaaccagTTC CCCCCGGAGCTGCTGCGGCGTTT CGAGCTGTATTTCCGCGCCCCCTCGTGCTCCAAG GCGCTGTCCCCGCGGGAGCTGCGCGCCGCCAGCATCGGCGCCCTGGTCACCGTGCAGGGAATCGTCACCAGGGCCAGCGAGGTGCGGCCGCTGCTGCGCGTGGCCACCTACAGCTGCGACCAGTGCGGCGCCGAGACCTACCAGCCGGTACTGggccatactggttt GCCGCTGCTGCTGTGCCCGAGCCGGGAGTGCCAGACCAACCGCTCGGGGGGGCGGCTCTACCTGCAGAGCCGGGGCTCCAAATTCACCAAATTCCAGGAGCTGCGGATCCAGGAGCAC TCAGACCAGGTGCCCGTGGGGCACCTGCCCCGCTCGCTGTCGCTGCACCTGTGCGGGGCCAACACGCGCCAGGCCCAGCCCGGGGACCACGTCAGGGTCACGGGCAccttcctgcccctgctgcGCCCGGGCTACcggcaggtgacacag GGCTTGCTGTCAGAGACCTTCCTGGAGGGCCATCACCTGGCCAAGGTGAACAagagtgaggaggaggagggcgagGAAGGGGAGCTGAGCCccgaggagctgcagcagatcATGGGAACAG GGGAGGATTTCTACGGGAAGCTGGCGGCCTCCATCGCCCCCGAGATCTTCGGGCACGAGGACGTGAAGAaatcgctgctgctgctgctggtggggggCGTGGAGAGGAGCCCCCGCGGCATGCGCATCCGCG GGAACATCAACATCTGCCTGATGGGGGACCCGGGCGTGGCCAAGTCCCAGCTGCTCACCTACATCGACCGCCTGGCGCCGCGCA GCCAGTACACGACGGGGCGCGGCTCCTCGGCCGTGGG CGTGGGGCTGACGGCGGCCGTGCTGCGGGACCCCCAGAGCGGCGAGCTGGCGCTGGAG GGCGGCGCCCTGGTGCTGGCCGACCGC AGCGTGTGCTGCATCGACGAGTTCGACAAGATGGCCGACAGCGAC CGCGTGGCCGTGCACGaggcgctggagcagcagagcgTGGCCGTGGCCAAGGCGGGCGTGGTGGCCACGCTGAACGCGCGCTGCGCCGTGCTGGCCGCCGCCAACACCGGCCTTTCGGGCGCTTACGACCCGCGGCGCAGCCTGGAGCACAACCTGCAGCTGCCGGCGGCGCTGCTGCTGTCGCGCTTCgacctgctctggctgctgcaggaccGGCCCCAGCGC GACCGCGACCTCAG GCTGGCCCAGCACATCACGTACGTGCACCAGCACTGCCGGGAG CCGCCCAGCGCCTTCCAGCCCCTGGACATGAAACTCATGAG GCGGTACCTGTGCTGCTGCCGGCGCCGCGCCCCC GCCTGCCCCGAGGCCCTGGGCGAGTTCATCACGGCCGCCTACGTGGAGCTGCGCCGCGAGAGCC TTATCAGTGTATCAGTTATTTACACCTctgccaggaccctgctggCCATCCTCCGGCTGGCCACAGCACTG GCGCGGCTGCGGCTGGGCGCGCTGGTGGAGAAGGACGACGTCAGCGAGGCGCTGCGGCTGCTCGAGGCCGCCCGCGACTCCCTGCGGGGagagcccgagcccggccccag GTGCCCGCGGCCGTCGGAGGCGATCCTGGGCGCGCTGCGGGAGctggcggggcccggcgggcgcTCGCTGCCGCTGCCGCGGGCGCTGGAGGCGCTGGCGGCGCGCGGCTTCACGCCGGcgcaggcggcggcggcgctggccGAGTACGAGGAGCTGAACGTGCTGCACGTCAACCCCGGCCGCACCCGCCTCACCTTCGTCTGA